In the genome of Xiphias gladius isolate SHS-SW01 ecotype Sanya breed wild chromosome 18, ASM1685928v1, whole genome shotgun sequence, the window acacacaaatgagatataaaatgtaaataagtgAGCTTTACAGATACTgtttggcagattttgttaccttggACAGTCCTTATGGTATGCCATGCTACGTTAATCGGCTAtaaaacagacatgagagcggtataaatcttctcatctaactctatgcaaaaatgttaaaaagcttgtttaaaaaaagtaactATTCCATTTATGTTTTCGACTTCTTACATAAATGAAACTTGAACTTCAATCATGTCATCTAAAAGAAATTCTCGCAAGCTATATATCAAACTTTGCTTTGAGCTATAATCTAAAAAAAGTCAGACAGAAGATGTGTCTTCTCTCCACTTGTGAGTATCCATTCCCCTGAAGGCAAACTATCTCCTCTGGCTCATGTATTTGTTGTCGAGCAGCATTTCAGTGGTTGTGTCTGGAGAGCTCTGGGAGGAGCTCTGCGTGCAGTGCGGACCTTACCCCTCCCACCAGGTCCTTGAAAATGGTGCACCTGCTGCGGTCAATCCTGCACTTTTTTCTCCCTGAAGCAACTGTCATCCCGAAAGATCCTGATGGCAAGGCCAGCTGGGGGAAGGGGGCTGAAGAAAGAATGTTAGCATGTCTTTCCCCTGCTTGTACCATAAATATCTTCCATGCAGTTCATAGGGTTTAATTTTAGGCTCCACATGAGGCAGGAACACATCGTTTCTAGCTTAGGTCAAAGTCACAGGCTTCGCAGTTTGCTCCATCCTGTGTCATAGACCGGACAAAATTTATCCTTCATTTTGATAACAGCAGAAGCAAGAAACTACAGATCGCAAGAATgtcaaacagcagagacactgACGATCTCAATGAAGAAGACATTGATGAGGATGAACTCCTTGCTATGCTTTCACCTGAGGAGCTTAAAGAGCTTCAGAGTGAGATGGATATAATTATTGCCCCAGATGAGACTGTACCGgttggacagagacagaaggacCAGACTGAAAAGCCTCCGACCGGGACCTTCGACCACAGATCCCTGGTTGATTACCTCTACTGGGAAAAAGAGTCCAAACGTATGCTTGAGGAAGAAAGAGTGCCTGCTACTCTGCTGCCAAGTGAGGTAAGAGGCCAAACACTCAGAGGTTCATGTAAAAATCAATCTAGAATATCAAACATATTCTCTAGAAACTATGTAAATTATAATTTGAAATGAGGCAGAACAAAAAGTCTTGTGTTTGGAATAACATGGTTTTAATCTTGATGTTTGgatttattcttttcattagAAAACTTTGAGGGAGGaagctgaaaagaaagaaaaagaagaaaacacagagatTGTAAAATATGGAGAGTATGAAGTGATAGAGGAAGTCATTGTGGAAGATGTAGAtggtacagatggagaggaaattATAGAGGAGATAATTGAGGAAATTGTTGAAGAAGTTGATAAGACGGATGAAAAGGACAAAGAGGTGGATGtgaaagatgagagagaggtgAAGCTACCTGTGAATATGGACCAACATGAAAATATAGACAAGCATGTATGTCCTCTAGAtaacaacacagaaacagtaGCAGGAAACAATACAGATGGCAATCAGCCTTTGTCAGACACAAAAGAGAAGACTGATAGCTTAACCCTCAACAACAGCAAATCACACtgtgaagagaaagaggaaattaAAACGACAGACTCTCTCCTTCCCAAAGAAGCTCCAGAGGAGCCAGAGATAAATGAAACCAATGATAATTtccaaaagaaagaagagagaaaaattaacaaattaaatatcCCAAAGCTGGCCctcaataatataaaaatgacatcAAGACCCTCAGGAAATGAGACAAACTTGGAGTCGACACTTGACAAGATCCGCAACAACAATCCCTCTGTTACTGAGGTAAACCTCAACAATATAGAAAACATTCCCAAAGAGATGCTGCTGGATTACGTCAACGCCTTGAAGAagaataaatatgtaaaaacttTCAGTATAGCAAACACCGGTGTCGATGAGAACATAGCTTTCAACCTGGCCAACATGTTACGAGAGAATCGCAGCATTACGACTTTGAATATCGAGTCTAATTTCGTAACAGGAAAGGGAATTGTAGCCATCATCCGCTGCCTCCAATTCAATGAGACTCTCACAGAGCTGCGATTTCACAACCAGAGGCACATGCTGGGTCACCATGCAGAGATGGAGATCTCACGTCTGCTTAAGGCCAACAACACCCTCCTGAAGATGGGCTACCACTTTGAGCAGCCAGGGCCCAGGATGGTGGTGACCAACATTTTAACCAGGAATCTCGACCGTCAGAGGCAGCTGAGGAAAGaggagcagcggcagcagcaacTGAAGGAGCAAAAGGAGGTGATGCGAATGTATGAGAGCAGTCTAAACCTGCCTCCAGGTTTACTTGAGAGGATGGGCTACATACCGCCCCTAGAACTCTTGCAGGAGCATGGGCTCGTCCCATCCCCGTCAGAACTGAGCCCTGTGCCTCAAACACACCACCAGACAGAGCAGCCAAAGCCTCAAAAGAAGCCCAAACATAACAGCATTCCCAAACAGCTCCGCGGTGAACCAGCAAATCCATTAAGGGACGTCCAGCTGAAGAGGACGCCCAAGAAACGTGACCCATTTCTGGAGCTGGACCCAAGGGACGACAGGAGACCAGAGAGGACCCGTTTGCAACTGAGGAAGACTCACAGAGTGAAGGAAGCAGCTAGTGGAGAAATGACAGATGAAAGACCCAACCTGACTGATGTAATTAAGACTTTGAAGCCCGTCCCTCGTAGACGAGTGCCACCAAAAGTTGAGCTAACACCACGCGATCAGCTCCTAAATGAGATCAAAAAGAGCAACGTCGCCTATCTTAAAGCTGTGAGTATCTAAAAGTTAGTAGTATAAGAACATTTGTTAGGATCCTGTGTTTAGGAGCCCgagctagatttttttttaagtactaCTGACAGTGTTAAAGCTCTCAAAACTGTACAGCATCTATCATTCACACCTCTGTGAATGAATCAAATGTTATTGGTGCCTACAAGGGGTTTTTAGTATCATCTATAATAATTTGATTAAAGCACTGTCCTAGAAAGCCAACAAAacgttttgttttcttttgtggctGCTTGCAGGTGCCGCTCCCTAAAGTCCTGGAATCAAGTGAAACGAGTCTCCTCTGAGGTTATAACTTCAGCTGTATGTCTTCgcaatactgtatgtttattttaaacatattttggaTTAGTTGCCCTAAAACTACTCAAATGAACTGTTTACATTCAGAGTGCGCTATATTTTCATcacataagaaaaaatattggcTAGTTGTTGTTccactgttgtgttgttttctcaATAAATGCTGTTGTCTTTAAGAAGTCATAACAATAAAAGgtatgaaaattaaaagtgTTAAAAGAGTTCATTGTCAAATCACTGTATATTGaattcatattaaaaatgtattaccTCTTTCATCATTTGCTATCTTGAAAACATAGAACAgataaaaatatgatttgtttacatgtgaaaattTCACGTGAAATTTTCTTTCAGGTTTTGTTCCTAAAAAAGATTTGTAGAGTAAGTTTATCTGATTAAATGTTAGATGGTTCATTATGGATCAAACCTGTTCATGCACTTACCTtttgctataaaaaaaactctttgtcTGGGgattcttttcttctgtttttaaaaaatgtacctAAAAAGCACTGTGAAGCAGTGTATCAATGTGAAATCAATTTCATTCCCAGTGAATCACTGCAGTTAGTTAAGGAGCAATTATGAGAAAAGACTTATTactgtcttgtttttcattaagaGCGATATTTGCAGAAAGGCCGATGATGAAAAATCAAGAAAAGTGGTCAAACTGAATCAAAATGAACCTGTGT includes:
- the lmod3 gene encoding leiomodin-3 — its product is MSNSRDTDDLNEEDIDEDELLAMLSPEELKELQSEMDIIIAPDETVPVGQRQKDQTEKPPTGTFDHRSLVDYLYWEKESKRMLEEERVPATLLPSEKTLREEAEKKEKEENTEIVKYGEYEVIEEVIVEDVDGTDGEEIIEEIIEEIVEEVDKTDEKDKEVDVKDEREVKLPVNMDQHENIDKHVCPLDNNTETVAGNNTDGNQPLSDTKEKTDSLTLNNSKSHCEEKEEIKTTDSLLPKEAPEEPEINETNDNFQKKEERKINKLNIPKLALNNIKMTSRPSGNETNLESTLDKIRNNNPSVTEVNLNNIENIPKEMLLDYVNALKKNKYVKTFSIANTGVDENIAFNLANMLRENRSITTLNIESNFVTGKGIVAIIRCLQFNETLTELRFHNQRHMLGHHAEMEISRLLKANNTLLKMGYHFEQPGPRMVVTNILTRNLDRQRQLRKEEQRQQQLKEQKEVMRMYESSLNLPPGLLERMGYIPPLELLQEHGLVPSPSELSPVPQTHHQTEQPKPQKKPKHNSIPKQLRGEPANPLRDVQLKRTPKKRDPFLELDPRDDRRPERTRLQLRKTHRVKEAASGEMTDERPNLTDVIKTLKPVPRRRVPPKVELTPRDQLLNEIKKSNVAYLKAVPLPKVLESSETSLL